The Bacillota bacterium region AGGGGCTTTTTTCATGGGAGGATGGCTGCTCAAATTATTGGGCAGCCTCCTAATCTGTTAAAGAATATATTTCGCAATAATCCGATCCAGCTTGCGGATATCCACATTGCGGTTGAGATTGAGCTTAAAGCGCCTGACCCGGGTCCACAGTTCCAGTTCGGCATTTAAGTCCAGGATTCCGCTGTTTTCTGAGGAATAAAGAACTATCGACTTAAACGGAATGGTGTAAATCTCAGTCTTGCGGCCGGTAATGCCCTGGCGATCGGCAATGATGATCCGCTTATTTGTAACTACTGCTACGTCCCGGATTGTTTGGTATGCAGCTTCTACAATTTCATCATCCAGCAGAATCTCTTTAACGTCCTGCGGTGGTGTTGTCTCTGAAACAAAAGTTCAGGTCATGATGTTCTGTAAATCCGCCATATAGCTTCCTCCTCGTGATTTCTTTATCGATTATTTAATCACAACTGTCCGGATTTCCTTTTAAACGCCAACTCTTTGCTTTGAAATCTGCAGGTGTTTGCTTAAGGAGATGGTCAAAACGATGGGATTATTGGCGGAAGCGGATACCATCAGCGCGAAGGATTACAGCAGAAAGTAGGAGTTTACCTGTTCTGATCGAATGAATATGTGGGCTCACATAGTCCACATTTTGGCAGATCATTATGTAAAGGAGTTGTAATCTTGAAAGCAGTCTTGAAGTTAGTCCCATTATTACTCTTGGTTCTAGCGTTAACAGGATGCAATGAAGAAGTCGCTCCAGGTGAAATCATCATTATTTCACAACCCCGGGAGGCAAAGGTCTCCTTAAACAATGAGCCTGCAGGAACCACTCCCCTTGTCCTTGAGGCTGATCCGGGCATCTACATTCTTACTATCAGCAAGGAAGGCTATGAAGTCTGGGAGGAAGTTGTGGAGATTGAATTAGGTAAACAAGCAGTGATTGAGGCGGAATTAATACCTATACCTACTGAGGAGGACATTGAAAAAACTGCCCCGGAAGTACCCCTTCAGGAAGCTTCAGCAGACAAAGGGGAAACCGAACTAGCGGTCGAAGTACGTGAGCCTGCAGTTGGCGACCGCTTAAGCCATGTCTTGGCTGAGGAAGTATTTGGGATGATGCCTGGTGTTGAGTTCGGCATGATTCTTGCTCCTGCTGCCAGATTTCCTTTCGGAATCGATGATCAGTACACCGCGGCGGTAGAGCATGAATTCTGGATCGGGGAAACGGAAGTAACTTATGAATTATGGGTCGATGTGATGGAATGGGCCGTTGCGAACGGATACCGCTTTCATACCAACGCCTATCGGGGCAGTGAAAACCACTTCGATTCGAGTGATAAGGAACCAGTGACAAATATCCAATGGGAAGATGCGATTGTCTGGTGCAATGCGTTAACAGAATACTACAGTTCAATTCACGGCACCGATTTGATTCCTGTTTACAGAACCAAGAATAACAGCACCCTCAGGAGCCCTTCTTTAGGGTGGCCCGATAACATTTATCGTCATGAGCAGGCAACCGGGTTTAGGCTGCCGACAGCGTTTGAGTGGCAGTTGGCCGCCAGGTATCTTGGACCAAACCAGCCAACAGTTGAGCCGATCAAGTCTGATGCCATCCTTATCGATGGTCTGTACTGGCTGCCTGGGCGCTATGCAAGCGGAGCTGATGCGCCAGTAACTGATCTTAAGAGTACCGAGAAGGTTGCATGGTTTGATGCAAATGTAGATGGCCTGAGGCCTTATGATCCCGAACTTGACAAGACTCAGCCGGTTGCCATGAAGCAGCCGAACGCCCTCGGCTTATATGACATGAGTGGGAATGTTGGCGAATGGATTTATGATTATGAAGAGCCTTGGCATGAGAAGCTCGGAAATGAGAGATTCATTTTCGGCGGCTCCTATTCCGATTCTGCTGAGCGGATGACAGTGGGAGGCATCTGGCTTTATTCCCTGGATGGCCTCTACAAGTTTATTAACGTAGGATTTCGGATCGCAAGAAACAAGTAGAGCTAAAAGAAACAGCGGTCATAAAAGTGCACCCCACATGTTAGATACAAGCAATCTAACATGTGGAGGTGCACTTTTATCTAATATTGTGAGTGCGGATCACATGTTCACTTTCACTACCCACCCAAAGGGATCCGGCAGCCTGCCGGTTTGAATTCCGGTGAGGGTATCGTACAGCTTCTGCGTAATCTCTCCCGTCTTACCTCCGCCGATTTCGATCACTCGATTGTTGTACTCCAATCTTCTGATGGGACTTACCACTGCCGCGGTGCCGCAGCCGAAAGCTTCGCTCAGCTGGCCTTCGTCATGGGCCTGGAAGACTTCCTCGATGCTCAACCGCCGCTCTTCGGCAGGTACCTGCCAAAAACGGAGCAGCTGCAGAATAGAATCTCTGGTCACTCCCGGGAGGATACTGCCGCTCAGATCGGGAGTTACCAGCCGCCCGCCGATCTTAAAGAAGACGTTCATTGTCCCCACTTCTTCCACATATTTGCGTTCAATACCATCCAGCCACAGCACTTGGGCATATCCTTTAGCCTGGGCATTTAACTGGGCCAGCAGGCTTCCGGCGTAGTTTCCAGCCGCTTTGGCGAACCCGGTTCCGCCCCGCACAGCGCGGACATAGTGGGGCTCCACGTAGATACTTACCGGGTTAAGGCCTTCTTCGTAATACGATCCAACCGGCGAGAGAATCACGATAAACTTGTAAGTGTGGGACGGGCGGACACCGAGATAATTATCGGTGGCGATGATAAAGGGACGGATATAGAGGGAAGTGCCTGGTTCACTGGGGATCCAGTCCCGATCGAGAGCAACCAGCTGTTTAACTGCCTCCAGGGCAAGTTCTTCGTCGAAACGGGGAATGCTCAGCCGCTCACTGCTGCGGTTGAGGCGGGCCATGTTCATCTCAGGGCGGAACAAAAGCACTTCGCCTTCAGGTCCCAGGTAAGCTTTCATCCCCTCAAAGACAGCCTGCCCGTAATGGAGGACAATGCAAGCTGGATCTATCTCTAAAGAACCATAGGGTACAATTCGGGGATTGTGCCAGCCTTTTTCGATGCTGTAATCCCAGATGAACATATGATCTGTATACACTGTGCCAAATCCCAGCTCAGACGCACTCGGCTTGGGTTTTGGGGTCGTGGTTTTGCTCACGGTAATTTCCACTGGTGAACACCCCTTTTGTTCCTGATTATTCTTGTATTTATTTACAATTTCGTCTGTAATTCCTGCTTTAAGCCATTAAATTATAGGAGAAAACCGCTGGGCTGATTCCCGAGCGGTTTTCTACTCGATTCTATAATTTTTCTATTTTACTGGCACAAGTTTGGCCCGGTAAACCGAACAGCAGTGTGGTTCGAGGATAGATGCAAAGGATTCGGTTTGCACACCGAGGTTTTCCCCGGTCCAGAGATCGCGCAGTTCTAATCCGTACCCAGCCATGGTGGGCAGTCCGATATCCCAGAACTCGAGATGGGCCCAGGCTCTCCGGTCACTGTAATTGACCGAGCAGATCCCATAATCGCCATTGGCCAGCGGCTTGATATAATGGACCACATCATTGTTGAACCAGCCGTTTACTGTATATGCCTGCCGGCCTTCCGGGTCTTGATTGATCGCTATCAGTTCTTTGTTGGTCAGAATTGCCTTGGTTGCCTCATTCATGCTGCGGACATCGCAGCCAATCATCAGCGGAGAATTCATAAAGCACCACACCGAAAAATGGGTTTTGTATTCTTCATCAGTGCATCCGCCTAAGGCTACATTACCTTTGTTGTACATACCAACGACCAGCATATCAATGTCATTATAACAATAAGGACCGCTGTAGCATTCCTGCCCAAGCTGGCTGAGGGCAATCTTTTTTATGGATTCCCAGTTATCTTGAATGTCACCGGTGGATCTCCACATGTAAGCACCTGCAGAACGCATCCACGTATGTGACTCATCAAGGCCCCAGTTACAGGCGCTGAAGAGAATATCTCTGCCGCTGTTTCGCAAGGCCATGGCCATCCGGCGGTATAATAATCGGCCATCGATGTTTTTAGGTTTATAGCAATAGTCGTATTTAAGAAAGTCGACTCCCCATTCGGCAAAGGTCTTCGCATCGATGAACTCGTGGTCAAGGCTGCCAGGATAGCGTTGGCAGGTTAGGCTGCCGGCGCAGGAATAGATGCCGAATTTCAATCCTTTGCTGTGGATGTAGTCACTCAAGGCTTTCATGCCGCTGGGGAACTTTTCCGGATCTGGCACCAGCCTGCCGCGCTCATCACGCTTGCGCAGACTCCAGCAGTCGTCAATGACCACATACTCATACCCCAAGTCTGCTAGCCCTTCAGCGACCATTGCATCGGCAGTCTCCTTGATTAGCGTCTCGTTAATATCACAGCCAAAGGTGTTCCAGGAGTTCCAACCCATCGGTGGTGTTTTTGCCATCAATTTAACATGCCCCTTTCTGAACTATGCTGATTATTGGTAGTCACGTCAATTATAGCTGAGACATAACGCCCTGTAAGTATAGAAACGGGCAGAATAAGTGGAAATTATGAACATACTGTAAAATTGTAGTTATGTAAGAAAGGAAAAATTAGATTTATAACAGGATTATAACTTTGTAAGTCAAACTAATCAGAATAGTGATTGCTGGATAAAATCTACCACATCTGCATTTTTCTATACTTACAGAGGTCGCGTTAAATCGATATACTGATTGTGCGGCAAGTGTTAAAAGGTTGTTGAAAAACTGCGATGACTGCGGAGGTGTTCTGAGCATGCGTTTAGGTATGATTGGGTCGGTAAGTGAGCGCAGCTTTCAAGCTGCCAAGGAAAAAGAGCTGGAGTTTCTTGAGTTTTGCATCAATATTGGCTATGATGTTGATTCGTTTCTAAGCATGGTGCCGGAAATCAACCAGTGGCAGCAGCAGTATGGAGTGGCGGTGCAATCCATAGGCCGGTGGGGAACCGACAAATTTACAGCTCAAGGATCAATAATTCCCGAAGAGCTGACCATCAACCAGAACCTGATTGCCGCTGCCGCCGAGTTGGGATGCCCCAATTATGTGTGTGGGGTCAATTATGTTGATGCCCTGTCGTTATACTCAAACGCCGGCTTGGCAATCGATTATCTTACCAAGCTGCTGGCTGCGGCAGATCAGCATGGAGTGAAACTGTCCGTCTACAACTGCCGTTGGGGTAATTGGGTAGCGGAACCCCGGTCATGGGAACTGGTCTTAGGGCACCTGCCGGAAGTGGGCATTAAGTATGATCCATCCCACTGTGTTTATGATGGCGGTGATTATCTGCAGGAAATGCGGGACTGGGGCAAACGGTTTAACCACATCCATCTCAAAGGTTCGCTCTCCATCGCCGGGCACCGCTATGATGATCCGCCGGCGGGGATGGATCAGACTAATTGGGGTGCGTTCATGGCTGTTTTATATGCCCAAGGGTACCAGGGCGGACTCAGCATTGAACCGCACTCGCCCACGTGGGAAGGTGAACTGCTCGAGAGTGGCCTTGATTACTCAATCAAGTATTTTAAACAACTGCTGTTTCGGTAAGGAGGCTGGGCGATGGATAAGTTGAGTGTTGGGATCATTGGCTGCGGCGGGATTGCTAATGGTAAGCACTTGCCGGCGGTTGCCAAAATTCCTGAGGCGGAAATGGTGGCCTTTTGCGACCTTATTTTAAGCAGGGCGGAAGCAGCGAAATCCAAATATGGAACCAAGGATGCCAAGGTGTACCGCGACTATGAGGAGCTGCTGGCCGATCCAAGCATCGATGTGGTTCACGTCCTGACCCCGAACAACTGGCACGCGCCAATGACGATTGCTGCCCTGCGTGCCGGCAAGCATGTGATGTGCGAGAAACCAATGGCCAAGACTACTGCCGAAGCCCGGGCTATGCTGGAAGCAGCCAAAGCAGCAGGCAAGCTGCTGACAATTGGTTATCAGAACCGTTTCCGCTCGGATGTCCAGTATCTGTATAATGTGTGCCGGGCCGGGGAGTTAGGAGAAGTCTATTTTGCCAAGGCCCACGCGCTGAGAAGAAATGCAGTGCCAACCTGGGGTGTGTTTCTTGACGCAGAGGCGCAGGGAGGAGGTCCCCTGATCGATATTGGAACCCATGCCCTTGATCTGACACTGTGGCTGATGGACAATTATGAGCCAAAATACGTTGTGGGCAGTGTCTACCGCAAACTGGCGGAAAATCGCGACAAGGCTCTGGCCAATCCCTTCGGTCCCTGGGATCCCCAGGAGTATACTGTTGAGGATTCTGCGTTTGGATTCGTTGTCATGAAAAATGGAGCTGCCGTTTTTCTGGAATCCAGCTGGGCCTTAAATACGCTGGAGGTCGGAGAAGCTCAGACTACCCTGTGCGGAACCTTGGGCGGAGCCGATATGAAAAACGGTCTGCGGATCAATGGCCAGCGATTTGGAAAACATTTCATTGAAACGCCGCAGCTCGGCGCCGGTAGTGTCGATTTTTATCAAGGGGAATCCATGGATCCGAACCAGCTGGAAGCGCGGGTGTTTTACGATGCGATCCTAAAAGGCAAGCCGTTAGTGGTACAGCCTGAAGAAGCTTTGCTGGTCACCGAGATTCTGGAGGCCATCTATGAGTCGGGGAGAACCGGGCAGCCCGTGTTCTTCGATTAGCATTATGGTTGGGAGGTGTAGCCATGGCACAATACCGAGTGGGCATTATTGGCTGCGGCAGTATTTTCCCGATGCACAGCATTTCGGTTGCCAGGCAGGAAAACGTCAAGCTTGTGGCGGTTTGCGACATTAAAGAAGAACGGGCCCAAGCCAGGGCAAAGGATTACAACTGCTCCTATTATTTGGATTACCAGGAAATGATTGACCATGCTGATTTGGACGCAGTCCACATCTGCACGCCTCACTACTTGCATGCCCCAATGGCGGTTTATGCTGCCAACAAGGGAGTCCATGTCTTGACCGAAAAACCCATGTCCATTTCCTTGGAGGATGCGCAGGGGATGATCAGTGCGGCTGAGGAAAACGGTGTGGTTTTAGGCGTGATCTTTCAAAACCGGTATAACCCTGGTTCCCAACTGGTGAAAGCAATGCTGGAGTCGGGCCAATTGGGCCGGATTATCTCCAGCAAACTCTCGGTTACCTGGAAGCGTACCGACGCATACTACGCTAAAAGCGATTGGAAAGGGACTTGGGACAAAGAGGGCGGCGGTGTGATCATTGATCAGGCGATTCATACCCTTGATCTAGTCCGGTGGCTGGTTGACAGTGAGATTGAATTTGTTGCTGCCAGCATCAGCAACCGCACTCATACCCTAATTGATGTTGAGGATGCCGCCGAAGGGGTTATTAAATACAAAAACGGGGTATTGACCAGCTTCTATGCCATTAATTACTACGGGTATGATGCTCCCATCGAAATTGAGCTTCACTGCGAGCGCGGCTTGGCGAGAATCTCGGCCGATACTGGGACCGTGATTCTTAATAATGGGCGTGAGTTTAAAGCTGCGCCCGATCCCAATGAGTTTATCGATTATGGGAATGTCAAGCATTATTGGGGAGTCAGCCATATCAAGCAGATAACTAACTTCTATCAAGCTTTAGCTCAGGGGATTGATCCGGAAATCACTGGTAAAGATGCGGTCAAGACACAGGCGCTGGTCTGCGCGATCTATGAATCAGGCAAGAAGAAGCAGAAGATTTACCTCCTGTAACAGCAGGAGGTTTGCTCATTTAAGCCTGCGCTGACTAAGGTTGAGAGAGGTTATTAGGTTAATTGTGTCCATGAATTATACGCTATTGTACACTTACAGTCCGCGGAAAACAATATATAATAAACACAACTGATACGTTTGGTTAACATGGGTTAAGTGTAGGTAACAACAACAATGGTGGTGACCATGTTAATTCTATGTCTGGATATCAAAAAGCCAATAGAGTTTGTTGATGTGAGTCATATCATCCCTTCCCACGAGTGGACTTACGCGGAGAGCAGCGACTTTATTGTGCTGTTTGGGGCAGATGGAACTGCGTTTCTTACCTGCGGCGAGGATACTCATACGGTGGTTTCGGGATGCTCGTTTCTACTGCTTCCAGGTTTGGTTTACTCAGGCTATCGGATGCCGAAACAGGATGTATCCTTCTATCGCCTGCAGTTTAGATGCAAAGAAGATCAGCAAAGACGGATTAAAATTGAATCCAAAGCCGATGTGGAAATACCGTATTCAG contains the following coding sequences:
- a CDS encoding formylglycine-generating enzyme family protein, giving the protein MKAVLKLVPLLLLVLALTGCNEEVAPGEIIIISQPREAKVSLNNEPAGTTPLVLEADPGIYILTISKEGYEVWEEVVEIELGKQAVIEAELIPIPTEEDIEKTAPEVPLQEASADKGETELAVEVREPAVGDRLSHVLAEEVFGMMPGVEFGMILAPAARFPFGIDDQYTAAVEHEFWIGETEVTYELWVDVMEWAVANGYRFHTNAYRGSENHFDSSDKEPVTNIQWEDAIVWCNALTEYYSSIHGTDLIPVYRTKNNSTLRSPSLGWPDNIYRHEQATGFRLPTAFEWQLAARYLGPNQPTVEPIKSDAILIDGLYWLPGRYASGADAPVTDLKSTEKVAWFDANVDGLRPYDPELDKTQPVAMKQPNALGLYDMSGNVGEWIYDYEEPWHEKLGNERFIFGGSYSDSAERMTVGGIWLYSLDGLYKFINVGFRIARNK
- a CDS encoding Gfo/Idh/MocA family oxidoreductase: MAQYRVGIIGCGSIFPMHSISVARQENVKLVAVCDIKEERAQARAKDYNCSYYLDYQEMIDHADLDAVHICTPHYLHAPMAVYAANKGVHVLTEKPMSISLEDAQGMISAAEENGVVLGVIFQNRYNPGSQLVKAMLESGQLGRIISSKLSVTWKRTDAYYAKSDWKGTWDKEGGGVIIDQAIHTLDLVRWLVDSEIEFVAASISNRTHTLIDVEDAAEGVIKYKNGVLTSFYAINYYGYDAPIEIELHCERGLARISADTGTVILNNGREFKAAPDPNEFIDYGNVKHYWGVSHIKQITNFYQALAQGIDPEITGKDAVKTQALVCAIYESGKKKQKIYLL
- a CDS encoding sugar phosphate isomerase/epimerase — protein: MRLGMIGSVSERSFQAAKEKELEFLEFCINIGYDVDSFLSMVPEINQWQQQYGVAVQSIGRWGTDKFTAQGSIIPEELTINQNLIAAAAELGCPNYVCGVNYVDALSLYSNAGLAIDYLTKLLAAADQHGVKLSVYNCRWGNWVAEPRSWELVLGHLPEVGIKYDPSHCVYDGGDYLQEMRDWGKRFNHIHLKGSLSIAGHRYDDPPAGMDQTNWGAFMAVLYAQGYQGGLSIEPHSPTWEGELLESGLDYSIKYFKQLLFR
- a CDS encoding glycoside hydrolase family 27 protein, with the protein product MAKTPPMGWNSWNTFGCDINETLIKETADAMVAEGLADLGYEYVVIDDCWSLRKRDERGRLVPDPEKFPSGMKALSDYIHSKGLKFGIYSCAGSLTCQRYPGSLDHEFIDAKTFAEWGVDFLKYDYCYKPKNIDGRLLYRRMAMALRNSGRDILFSACNWGLDESHTWMRSAGAYMWRSTGDIQDNWESIKKIALSQLGQECYSGPYCYNDIDMLVVGMYNKGNVALGGCTDEEYKTHFSVWCFMNSPLMIGCDVRSMNEATKAILTNKELIAINQDPEGRQAYTVNGWFNNDVVHYIKPLANGDYGICSVNYSDRRAWAHLEFWDIGLPTMAGYGLELRDLWTGENLGVQTESFASILEPHCCSVYRAKLVPVK
- a CDS encoding Gfo/Idh/MocA family oxidoreductase; this encodes MDKLSVGIIGCGGIANGKHLPAVAKIPEAEMVAFCDLILSRAEAAKSKYGTKDAKVYRDYEELLADPSIDVVHVLTPNNWHAPMTIAALRAGKHVMCEKPMAKTTAEARAMLEAAKAAGKLLTIGYQNRFRSDVQYLYNVCRAGELGEVYFAKAHALRRNAVPTWGVFLDAEAQGGGPLIDIGTHALDLTLWLMDNYEPKYVVGSVYRKLAENRDKALANPFGPWDPQEYTVEDSAFGFVVMKNGAAVFLESSWALNTLEVGEAQTTLCGTLGGADMKNGLRINGQRFGKHFIETPQLGAGSVDFYQGESMDPNQLEARVFYDAILKGKPLVVQPEEALLVTEILEAIYESGRTGQPVFFD
- a CDS encoding branched-chain amino acid aminotransferase, whose translation is MEITVSKTTTPKPKPSASELGFGTVYTDHMFIWDYSIEKGWHNPRIVPYGSLEIDPACIVLHYGQAVFEGMKAYLGPEGEVLLFRPEMNMARLNRSSERLSIPRFDEELALEAVKQLVALDRDWIPSEPGTSLYIRPFIIATDNYLGVRPSHTYKFIVILSPVGSYYEEGLNPVSIYVEPHYVRAVRGGTGFAKAAGNYAGSLLAQLNAQAKGYAQVLWLDGIERKYVEEVGTMNVFFKIGGRLVTPDLSGSILPGVTRDSILQLLRFWQVPAEERRLSIEEVFQAHDEGQLSEAFGCGTAAVVSPIRRLEYNNRVIEIGGGKTGEITQKLYDTLTGIQTGRLPDPFGWVVKVNM